Part of the Canis aureus isolate CA01 chromosome 3, VMU_Caureus_v.1.0, whole genome shotgun sequence genome, ACTCCGGGTTAGGACCAACAGATTAGATCCCTCAGGTACCACCCGGGTGTTAGGAAAGATCCTGGGAGAGATCTGATGCTCCTTGCTGAACAGACGCTCCTCCTGGCGGCCCCCTGTCTGCCTCCACAGCGGGATTTTGGAGGACAAACGCGGGTGGGCCGCAGGGATTCCCCGAGCGGGCAGCGCCCCCTGGTGCCAGCGGCAAGGACTGCGGCGCGGGGTGGAAGTTCGGGGTTAGGACCCACAAGAGGCGCGCGCCACGAGCGCGAcccccctccgccctccgcccccccacccctacccctacccctaccccactGCTGCCCTGCCCGAGGAGCTCCGGCGCGGCAGGGCGGGCGGACAGCTGGGACTCTGCCCCCCCCTCCTACGTCTCCCGGCCGCGGAGGCCGAGGCGgggaggagccgggctgggggCGGCCTGGCAGGAAGCCGCGCGTACCTTCCGCCGCAGGAGGAGCAGGTGGCTGCAGTGCGGGCCGGGCCCCCAGGCTTCCTGTGTGCGCGCCCGCCCGCAACTGCTTCTCGGCGGAGCTGCTTGGGCCACCCCGCGGCCCCATGGCCCAGACCCCCGACGGCGGCATCTCGTGCGAGCTGAGAGGTAAGCTCAcccggcggcggccggggccCCCGCGAGCACTTCTCTCTGCTCCTGGGAAGGGCCTGGCGCCCCCACCTCCACTCCGCCCCTTGCTGCTGGCCCACACATGAGCCCAGGCCACAAGCCTGGTACAGACCACGGCCCGAGTGACCTCGAGGGATGACCAAAGTCACTCAGCAGGCTGCCATTCCACAGGCGAGATCACCAGGTTCCTGTGGCCCAAGGAGGCCGAGCTGCTGCTGCAGACCTGGCTACCCGAGCGGGAGGGTGCTGAGCGAGGTCATGTCCTGGTATGGCAGGGGCAGAGCCCGGGAGGGCCGCGGGGCGGGCGGAGAGCCTCCTGGCCTGCCCAGGGCTCAGACGCTCCCTCCTGCAGGCGCTGCTACGATGGCGAGCCTACCTGCTCCACACCTGCCTCCCGCTGAGGGTGAGTGGAGGCTGACTGCCGCCCCCACCTCGCCCTCCGCAGCTTCCTTGGTGAGAGCTGCGTCCCCGACTTGCCTGGGGGCTCCGGCCTTCCAACCGCACTGGGCTCTGAGGCAGGCAGGGCTGGCTCTGAGCTCCGGGCTGCCCGGGGGACTGGGATCCCAGGagtgtggggcggggggtggcctAGGGCCTCAGTTCCAGCTGATTGGGGCACTCCATAGGTGGACTGCACATTCAGCTACCTGGAGGTCCAGGCCATGGCGCTGCAGGAGACACCCCCTCAGGTGAGACAGCTGGTACCCCACCCCCATGGCCTGCAGACTGGTTTTTGCCCCTGCTCCCATCTTCGGCCACAGGTGGAGCCCAATCCagcagccctccctccccaggtgactTTTGAGCTAGAGTCCCTGCCTGAGCTGGTCCTGGAGTTTCCTGGTGTGGCTGCCCTGGAACAGCTGGCCCAGCACATTGCTGCAGCCATCAAGAAGGTCTTCCCTTGCTCCACCCTTGGGTGAGGCCCAACAACGACAAGGGACCAGCAGGAAAGGAGGGGTGTGCTCTGGATGACATAAGTGGGTTGCCTCCCATCCCAGGGGCTACAAgtccccttctccccctccccaggaaGCTATTCCGGAGGCCCACGTCCCCCTCCATGCTGGCTCGCCTGGAGAGAAGCAGCCCCTCTGAGGACACTGTGCCCAGCAGCCCCTGTGGTAAGCGCCAAGAAAAGGCCACACAGGGCTTCCAGCGTATCCCCATCCTGCAGCCCCAGATCCCTGAATTGAGGGTCTCCCAAACTGAACAGTCACTCAAGGCATAGCCACCACGCAGCTCGGGTCtgatctgcctctctctctgaccttttttctctctccttttcttcactCCTTTACACCCCTGGCACCTCCCCCAGGTGGCTTCTTGGAGACATACGAGGCCCTGTGTGACTACAACGGCTTCCCTTTCCGAGAGGAGATTCAGTGGGTGAGAGTACGGCCCTCCTCAGGGGCTCTAGAGATATCTGGTCCCCCATGTGCACTGGGTCCCCTTACCCCTTGTGACCCCAAGCCAGTTGGAGACATCTTCTTCCCATCCAGGATGTGGACACCATCTACCATCGTCAGGGCTGTCGCCACTTCAGTCTATGCGACTTCAGCCATCTGGGCAGTCGGTCTGTGGCCTGCCAGgcctgggaagggagggagatCCCATGACCCGCattcctgggcctcagcctctcCATGGAGGGGGATGTGGGCCTAGGATCTGGCTGGAGGGCCCTGAACTccactcctgccccttcccccacccagggACCTGGCCTTGAGTGTGGCTGCCCTGTCCTACAACCTATGGTTCCAATGCCTCTCCTGTGTGGACATGAAGCTGGTAAGAGTGTAGCGGCAGGGAGGAGCAAGGGCGTGGGGACCAGTGTGCGACTCACTGAGCCCCCTCTCTGGTTCTCAGAGCCTTGAGGTCTCAGAACAGATTCTGCACATGATGAGTCAGTCGTCCCACCTGGAGGAGCTGGTGCTAGAGAACTGTGGCCTGAGAGGGTAAGGGCGGCAGGGCAGGGCTTGGGACAGGAGTCTGGGAGCTTGGGATCCGACGGAGGCTTGTGGCCTGGAGGAGATGGGAATCTCACGCCTGGGGTCTGGTCCCCAGAGACTTTGTCCGGCGACTGGCCCAGGCACTGGCCGGGCACTCAAGCTCTGCCCTCCGGGAACTTAGCCTAAATGGGAACCTGCTGGACGACCGAGGTACGCGGGGCCTAGGGACCCCGGGGGGCTGGTGCTGGAGGAAGTGCGGCAACACAGCTGCCCCCATTCCCCAGGCGTGACTGCTCTCAGCAGACACCTGGAGCATCGCCCAGGAGCCCTAAGGAGGCTCGGCCTGGCGCACACAGGGTTGACCCCGAGAGGTAGGTCggggcccgggggggcggggggcgggggggcgggggagtgcCTGACTGCCGCGAGCCACTCCGTCCTCCGCCCCCAGGAATGAGGTCTCTGGGCCGCGCACTGGCTGCCAATGTGGCCTTTGACAGCGCCCtgacccacctggacctttccGGGAACCCCGGGGCGCTGGGGGCCTCGCAGGACCACGGGGTGAGTGTCTTCGGAGGCAATGGCGGGGCGCTGCAGGCAGGGCCGCCGGGGGCTCCCCGTGAGGCGGTCCCTGAGCCTCCGGCCACCTCCCGTCAGGGCCTCTACGCTTTCCTGAGCCGTCCTAATGTCCTGACGTTCCTGAACCTCGCGGCCACCGACGCCGCCCTGGACACTGTGAGaggcgggccgcggggggcgagcggcggggcggggcggagggggcgcgGCCGCCGTCCCAGTGGCCCACACCCTCCTCCCGCAGCTCTTCGCCGCGCTGGCCCGCGGCTGCTGCCCCAGCCTCCGCCACCTGGACGCCTCGAGGAACGTCTTCTCCCGCACGTaaggggggcgggccgggggggcCGGGAGCCGCCTCCCCGCGCCCGGAAGCCCACTCCTCCCGCTCGCCCACCCCAGGAAGTCCCGGGCTGCGCCCGCCGCGCTGCAGCGCTTCCTCAGCCGCGCGGGGACGCTCCGGCACCTGGGCCTGGCGGGCTGCAGGCTGCCGCCCGACGCGCTCAGGTCAgtcgccgccccgccccgccccgccccgccgccccggggcgcccccgcccccgcgtccCCGCCCTTCCTGCGGGGAATCCGTTCGCGCCTGGGGCCCCCTCTCCCAGCTCCCGCCACCCCCGGTGACGTCCCCTCCCAGGGCCCTTTTGGAAGGCCTCGCGCTCAACACGCACACGGGCGacctgcacctggacctcagcGCCTGTGAGGTGAGCGCCGCACGCGCCGGGGGCTGCGAGGCGGGCGCGGGCCGGCGGGCGCCTGAGCCTCCGCACCTGTGGCCCGCTGGCCTGAGCGCCGCCTGTCACCTTCAGCTGCGCTCAGCCGGCGCTCAGGTGATACAGGACCTGGTGTGTGACGCCGGCGCCGTGAGCTCCCTGGATTTGGCCGATAATGGTGAGGCCGCCCCGAAACCCACCCTCCCACTGCCCACCCCgttcccaccccatccccaccccctcagcctctcctgatgCGTGACCCGAGGCGCCCCTAGGCTTCGGCTCAGACATGGTGACCCTGGTGCTGGCCATCGGGAGGAGTCGGTCCCTGCGACATGTGGCACTTGGAAGGAACTTCAACGTCCGGTGCAAGTGAGCCCCCATTCCACTCCCTCCCGGGCCTCCCAGACAGCACCCCACCACCCGACCCGGGTCCTTCCAAACCACGGCTCCTGCCCCACAGGGAGACCCTGGACGACGTCCTGCACCGGATTGTCCAGCTCATGCAGGATGACGACTGTGTGAGTCTGGGGGCCACGCGGGATCCTCAGGCAACGGGCCCCTGTGGCTCCTGCTCCCTCAGACCCTGCAACCCGCCCTCCTTGCTGATCGCCGATTCCGGACCCAAATGGCTTTCCCTTAACTCCAGCCCTTGCAGTCTCTGTCCGTGGCTGAGTCGCGGCTAAAGCAGGCCTCCAGCGTCCTGCTCCGGGCCCTGGGCACCAATCCCAACCTGACGGCGCTGGACATCAGCGGCAACGCCATGGGTGACACCGGCGCCAAAATGCTGGCCAAGGCACTTCGGGTCAACACCAGGCTCCGGTGGGCGGGGTCGGGGCaggagggcggggcgggcgggctaAGGGGCAGGGCGGAAGGTGGAGGAGCAGAGTCGGCCACTGGAGCGCGAGGTGACTGGACCTGGCCCGCGGGTTGGGTGGAGCCTGCGGAGCTCTGCCCTTGACTGAAGCCCGGCCTGGCCCAGGTCTGTGGTCTGGGACCGGAACCACACGTCTGCCCTGGGCCTGCTGGACgtggcgcaggccctggagcagaaCCGCAGCCTAAAGGCCATGCCTCTGCCACTGAACGACGTGGCCCAGGCACATCGCAGCCGCCCTGAACTGACCGCCCGCGCAGTGCATCAGGTGTGGGTCCCTCTCTCCTCATCCCTGCCCTGTTCTGTGCCCTGGCCCCGCCTCCTACCCCTTCTCAATATCCCTTGTGCCCAGATCCAAGCCTGTCTTTTGAGGAATAACCGTGCGGACCATGCCTCTTCTGACCGCATGCCCCGTCCGCGGCCACCTGGTCTGGTCTCAGACCCCTCAGAGCAGGTTAGTGTCTCCTCTCTCAGCCTTGAGTAGGCACAGAAGATTGGGGATGGGAAGAGCTGTAGCCGCTGGAACCCTCCAATGAGTTTGAGGGTCTGACTTTCTTGGGGCGAGGCTGCCTAAATTATACTCTCCAGGACAGGTAGCTCTCCCAAATAACACCCCCAGATGCCTTTTAGAAGCATTTAAATAGGTTCTTCTGTTTAAGAtggtagatatttaaaaattctcccttaattctccccccacccccagctgatTGTAGCCCCATCTGTGACTTGCCTTTTGCAGGGCTCTCTTCTCTACCAACCTCTGCTGGGGCCAAACCCAGCAACCCTTTTCCCTGGCTTCGTCCCTCTCCCCTACCTTGCCTTTGTGCCATGTTCCCACCTATTCATTCCCAAATTCCCCTTCTTTCCCAGGCTTTTGAGCCCAGGCATCTTGACCCAGACTTCACATTCTGTACAccttaaaatgattttatcaCCTCCCACAAACCCTTCTCTCTACCCTAGAACCCATTCTCACCCGTGCTCAAACTGACCAAGTGTTTTGGACAGAGGTTTGGGCCAGGTCTCTCCTGGCCATATTAGAACCCCCACGGACCTCCTTGCTCCTATCTCTGCTAATTCTCCAACACActgctcctcacccccacctcaaCTATCTTCTTGCTCCTCCCGGTCCTTCTTCCATGTCTCTTCCCATTTCTGCCCACCGCATCCTGTCCTCTATGTGGCTAGTAAGCAGAGTGATCTAAAAACATAGACGTGCCTAACCGTTCCTTGTCTTCCTGCTCTGGACACTTAGGAAGTATATATAAAGTCCCTAAAATGAACCAAAGGAGACACTGCTTGCCCTCCTTGAACAGATAGGGTCCATGAGTGGCTGGCCGGATAGTATTGGCTCCAGGACCTCACTCACCCTGTTGGAGACCCTGGGAAGGAAGCAGAGtccagggggctggaggggatCAGGACTTCACTGATTCTTGATGCACACCTCCTCCCCCCTAGGAAGTGAATGAACTGTGTCAGTCAGTGCAGGAGCACATGGAGCTCCTGGGCTGTGGGGCTGGGCCTCAGGGTGAAGCTGCTGTGCACCAGGCAGAGGATGCCATCCAAAATGCCAACTTCTCTCTCAGTGTGAGCACTCCTTCCCCAACCGCTGCTGCAGGGACCCTTCCCCTCTTAATCAGGTGTCAACTTGAAACTCCTTCTCTTACTTGGCCTCCAGATCCTCCCAATTCTGTATGAGGCTGGGAGCTCCCCAAGTCACCAGTGGCAGCTGCGGCAGAAGCTGGAGGGCCTCTTAGGACAGGTGGGTGAGGTCTGCCGCAAGGATATTCAGGTAAGATGGTAcccttgccccacccccacctctgtaAACAGGCTTGACACCTATCTCATAGTTTTGACTGTGTTATCCCTTGTGTCAATGTTCTGTGGGGGCTGGAGCCTCAGGCCACACTCTCCATGCTCTGATCTTTGCCCAGGACTTCACTCAGGCCACACTGGACACAACAAGAAGCCTCTGCCCACAGATGCTACAGGGACCCAGGTGGAGGGAGCAGCTAGAGGGGGTCCTGGTGGGCTCAAGGGGCCTCCCAGAGCTGCTTCCAGAGCACCTACTACAAGATGCCTTCACTAGGCTCAGGTGGGCTGGATGGGCCTGGGCTGGACTGGAATGAACAGGACTGGGCAGAGATAGCTCATTCATctttgctctctcttgctctcagggATATGCGGCTGTCAGTTACAGGGACCTTGGCAGAGAGCATTGTGGCTCAGGCTCTGGAGGGGCTGAATGCAGCCCGGGATCGGCTGGTGAGGGACAATCGTGCACATGCACCACATGCACGCACAGGCACACGCACCCACATACCCACAGTGACCTGCCACTGCCTTGCAGGGGTTCTGTAATGTCTTCTGGGGTCCTATAGCCCAGAGGTATTTCAGGTTCCTTTAGGACTGATGGAACTATGGCTGAGGCCCAACTGCCtgtctttggggtgcctggtaTTGCAGGTAGAGAATCTGGCTCGGCAGGCAACAGTGGCAATGCCTCTTGCTATACCAGCGCTGGATGGAGGTGAGACCAGCCCCCTTGGGCCTGGGGAATTGGAAGGTCTTTTCTTCCCTGAGGAGGTGAAGGAAAAGCAAGAGGATGAAGAAGAGCAGAAGGTATGTGGTCTCAGAACTCTAGATCTTCCCATCTTGTTATGGAGTGTGGAAGGCAGGGAGGCAGCTTCCCTGTGTCCCAGGTTGAGTTTCTGCCCTCCCCACTAGGATGACAGTCCTCCACAAAAATGGCCTGAGTCCAGCCAGTGCCTTCATTTGGTTCCCTCCACTCACAGTAAGTCAGGGTCTGGGGAAAAGGGAATTAACCAGGTCGGACTGAAAGTTCTTCATTAGTTCTGGGGACCTGGACACGTGGATACGTTCAGTCTTGTCCAGGGAATTCCCTGACccttgactgagccagcccaggcCCTCTGCAACTTGCAGGCTGGGGTCTGCTGCGGTCGGCGTGGAGCAGGACCTGAGCAGACCAGGATCCAGCCGCGGCCACGGTCTCCATTCGCCTCCCCcgcccctttccccacccccaggatGCGCATGCTTGGAGGCAGCGCAAAGCTGCGCCGCTCGGGGCCGCGCTCAGCACCGCGGACAGCGgcgcgggggaggggccggggggggCGGGTGGCGTAGCCGGGCCCCTCCCCGCGCCCTGGGCGGGTCCCCCGCCGCCCTAGCGCCGCTgtcaccaccacctcccctgGCTCGCTGCTCCGTGCTCTTCTGGTGCTCTCCCCTTAGGTGCTGCTGAGGAACCGGAGCCCGAGCTGGCGGCTCCGGGGGAAGATGCGGAGCCGCAGGCGGGGCCTTCTGCGCGTGGCTCTCcgagccccgccgcccccgggccccaggcCGGCCCACTGCCTCGCATGGACCTGCCACCCTCTGGACAACCCCTGCGCCATCCGACCCGGGCCCGGCCGCGGCCACGGCGCCAGCACCACCACCGGCCGCCGCCGGGGGGCCCCCAGGTGagtgcccttcccccactctagAGCTCTTGGAATTGGGGGTCACGAGTGGCTTGTTCGCTCCTCAGGAGTGATGGCGGCTAGGGAGGTGGGTTGTAGGGGCCCAAGACCACCTAGTCGTGCTGCCGTGTCTTGGCTTCTTCCTGGCCACCCCTTCCCCAGGTTGTTCCCATGCAGGGTCATGAGTGTGTGGATTTCACTGGGGATACATCTCAGTTTGGGACTGCACTTTGTGTTGGCCCTTTGCATGGATGGATGTGCGAGCTCCCTCTTCCAGGGTTCCTGAAAGATGCTGGGCCCCCAGGCTGAGGGGAAAATCCTGCATCTACTGCAGGTCCAGTGGGTGTTTATATGAGATGTGTATGTGCGCTGGGTACTGGTGGGGGCAGTGGACACAGGACAGAAGGCAGAGAGTCAGCTTGAGGCCCCCCAGAGGGTCTGACGCAGCAGCAGGCGCTGCTGAGCTGCCAGCAggccgggtggggtgggggtggagggtacTGCAGGGAACTGTTTGGAGCAGAGGGGGTGGCAAATGGGAATGTGTGACCCAGGGGGCCTCTGGGTTCTAGCCTGCTGGTTCAGGGTGTGTAAGAGACTCCATGGGACAAGAACAGGTGTGGGCCAGGTTTGTGTGTCCAGGGCCAACTACTGGCGAGGGGATATGAGAAACTAGCATCTCTGCCCACCAGCTGCACAGGAAGGTTTGTCAGTAGCCCCTTAGGGTCACTCCATCTCCCGGGTTCTGGAGTTGCCTAGGCCAGGTTGCTGGACAAGGGGTGGAAAGAATTCATGGTTGTGCTCAGCCCTGACCCTATGgtgtcccccaggtgcccccagccctGCCGCAGGAAGGGAATGGGCTCAGTGCCCGCGTGGACGAGGGCGTGGAGGAATTCTTCTCCAAAAGGCTGATCCAGCAGGATCGCCTGTGAGTGAGGGGCAGTTGTagtgggtgggagggggtgggctgTTCCATGGGCCTTCCCACTCACTGCTGGCTGTTCCCACAGCTGGGTCCCTGAAGAGGACCCGGCCAACGAGGGGGGTGCCACCCCTGTCCCTCGTACACTGCGAAAGAAGCTGGGTACCCTCTTTGCCTTCAAGAAGCCTCGTTCAACACGGGGGCCACGGCCTGATCTAGAGACCAGCCCTGGGGCAGCTCCCCGCACTCGAAAGACCACACTTGGAGACCTGTTGCGGCCACCAGCCCGTCCTGGCCGTGGTGAGGAGCCTGGTGGGGCTGAGGGGGGCACCAGCAGCCCTGACCCTGCCCGCAGGAGCCGGCCTCGTTATACTCGGGAAAGCAAAGCCTATTCAATGATACTGCTACCtgctgaagaggaggaggaaacacTGGGTGCCAGACCTGACAAGGTAGGCCTGGTGACAAGGGGTGAGGGCTCTGCTAGGACTGAGGCAGTGGGCTCTCTCCCCATCTGAGCTTCTCTGTCCTCAGCGACGGCCCCTGGAGCGGGGAGACACAGAGCTGGCCCCATCTTTTGAACAGCGGGTCCAAGTGATGCTGCAGAGGATTGGTGTGAGCAGAAGCAGCGGGAGTGCCGAAGGCAAGAGGAAGCAAGTAAGTTGGGAGGGATGCAAGTGCAAAGTGAGGGGGCAGGGGACATGTGGCTTGTGGCAGTCTGTGGGTGACATATGTGACCAGAAGGAGACTCATGACACACACGCTGCTCTATCGGTTCCACCCCCTCTTCCTCAAAATAGTCATTGGCTTcagcctttttttccttcctggcttCTGCCCTGGCCACTGCTGTCTCTTCCTTGGAGCTGGGATGGTCCTTTCTCTGTAGATTAACAAATCCCCGACCTTGTCATTTGCATTTGAAACAAGTCCTCCAGGGACTTCCCCTAAAGATCCTGCCCTGGTTCCTAACCCTGCCCAAGGCCTCAGCCCTGTCACTTCTTTCATCTCACTGTGCTCCATCTGTGGCATCCCAGTGGCTTGTAACCCGTTCCTCTGTTGGGAGCTCCTCCTTGGCTACTTCCAGCCTCTCATCACCACCCATGGGTTGCATCAGCTTCCTCTTCACCCATCCCTGCATCTCCTGGTGGGCATTTAGTGGTAGTtacaagaatgaagaaagaacaaGGCTAGAGTGAGGGCAGGACCAGACTGAGCTTGACTTCCCTGTTTCCTACAGAGCAAGGATGGAGAGATCAAGAAGGCTGGCTCAGATGGTAAGTGGGACCCTGTCCTAGGATGGTACCGTTTTGGTGAGGGAGTTGTCCTTAAAGATGGTCTCCAAGGCATTTCTTGTCCTGGGGTTAAAGGGAAAGAGGCCAGGTTTTCTTCCCCTACCTTCCAAGGGCTGGTGCCTGAACCCCCAGGCCCTCCTTGCAGGTGACATTATGGACAGTTCCACAGAGGCCCCTCCCATCTCCATCAAGTCCCGCACCCACTCCGTGTCTGCTGGTGAGTAAGGGCTGCTGTCTGTTGGGGAACATGCAAGGATAGGCAGGAGGGAGATCAAACCATTGATTAGGCTCATACCCTTCTCCCTTCAGACCCCTCGTGCAGACCTGGTCCAGGGGGTCAAGGGCCTGAGTCTACCAGCTGGAAGACACTGGGGCAGCAGCTGAATGCAGAGCTCAGGGGCCGTGGTTGGGGCCAACAGGATGGTCCGGGCCCCCCCTCTCCttgtcccagccccagcccacgAAGAGCTAGCCCCTCCCCAGACAGCCTGGGCCTCCCAGAGGACCCTTGCTTGGGCCCCAGGAATGAAGGTAAGCAGGTACCCTAGCTCCCACTCCAATACTGGGCTCCCCAGCCGGACAGAAGGGGAGGCAAGGGATGGGGATAGCTGTCCAGACCATCCCCTGATACCCTGGCCTCCTCTAGATGGCCAACTGAGGCCGAGGCCTCTCTCAGCAGGGCGACGAGCAGTGTCTGTGCATGAGGACCAGCTCCAGGCCCCTGTTGGTGAGGGGGGACACCTCCCTGTGTGCTTGAGTGCAGGAGACGGGGGAGGGTAGACTCCAGGACTCTCTTCATGGCCCTGGTCCTTGGAGGGGGCCACCAGTGATGTGAGAATGCACAGTCAGGGAGCCAGAAGGCATGGAGCAAGGGTCTGACGAATCCTTCCTACTAGCCCTGACTCCACCTCCAGAACAGCAACCTCCacgaggggtgggaggaggcaggggaaggggggacGCTCTGCAGGCAACAGTGTGTGCTCATGCATACACACAGTGGAAGTccaggaggaggggtgggaaCGGGCACCCCCCTTGCCAAGTATTTGTGTCTCTCAGAACGGCCCCTGCGGCTGCAGCGCTCCCCTGTCCTCAAGCGGAGGCCGAAGCTCGAGGCGCCCTCCTCTCCAAGCCTCGGTAAGAGGCAGCTGGGGCcactggggaggggagcaggactGCTTGGTCCAGTCTTGAccccttctctgcctttctccttcccttgcaGGATCTGGCCTTGGAACCCAACCTCCACCCCCACAGCCTACAGAGCCCTCCAGCCCCGAGccaacccccccctccccagccacagACCAAAGAGGCGGCGGCCCCAACCCCTGatccctctccttttcctgccgcatgagattattttattaaaaaactcAAAGGAGCAGAGTGTGGAACACTGTTTGTCGATCTCCAGCCGTGGATCTGTGTGCATACATCCGCCCACATGCCCACGTGATCCCTCACACCTGGGTTAGCTCAGACTCTGGCTGTGGCTCCATCAGAAAGTGCAAGGCCCAGGCCACGAGCTGGGGAGGAAGCCTGGGAAGAAAACAATGGCTGTATGGCAATGGGGACTGGTGACTGaaagcagggggggggggggggggcagcccttgGCACTCACCTGACAGCTTGGACCTGGGCACACAGGGAGGTGCAGGGTGGCTCGTACTCATACTGGAAGGCGGAACCATCACGATGCCTCTTTGGAGGGTCCTGAAAGTGATGTGGTAGCAAGAGCAGGGCCTAGAAGGACCCCTAATCCAAGGCTActccccacccctactcccagCTGCACCCAAAGCCCACCCCATTCTACTATCCACCTATGCTCACCCAAACGGGACTGGATTCCAGGGCTCCTGTGGCGTTTTTTGTCCTTGGAGACTGATGCCAGTTCTTGAGGGGCAACCCTAGCTCCTTGAACTCCAGGCTGGGTTTCTGGGCCTTGGTCACAATGGCCTGATGTGGGCTGGGTACATGGCCAAGGGGAGAAAGACTTGGGGTGCAGCTCAGGAGTGGGGAACTGGGTACAGGGTTAGAGTGTGGggagccagggggcagggggccatGGGCTGAACAGATGGCTGGTACAGCCTGGGAGCTGCCCTTCTGCACTAGGTCTGAAGCTGCCAAGGACAGGGCAGGCAGAAGGCTGATGCTGGCACCGTTTTCCTCTGAGGACACGTGGCTGGGTAAAGCTGGGGTTCCTGGGAAGAAGGGGACCATGAGTACAGCCCTCGCAGCTCAGTGGCCCGTGAGTTTAGGCAGGCCTACAGGGACAGTGCTTATCCCCCATCTGGGTGAGCAACCGTTTGCAGCGGCCTGGGTACCCGGCTGAGAGCAGTGAATGCCTGTGGCCTGAGCATCACCTTACCTGAGGAAGTAGGTGAGGAAGGAGAGACGATAGTCAGCGATAGGTCCTGCAAAGCTGGGTCTGgtgggggcagctctggagctgaGGGTCAGGGGGAGCTTATTAGCACTGTGGGCATTGGGCCCCCAGGTACTCCCCTCTTCACCTCTCCAGTCCTCCTTACCCTGGGTCCTGGAGCCTGGGCCCAGAGAGCTCAGAACTCGCTGGTCATTCTCCGAGATGTGcagccaggagctggggacagtgtACACAGCTTCTCCCTGTGGGGCATAAACTCTCAGACTAGCCCTTGCCCAACTCCTCACCCTGACATTTCCCAAGGAAAGCCCCAGACTGACCGTGGCCCTACAGCGGGTGGAGGCCCAGCGGGTGAGGGGGGGCGCTGTGCAAGGGCCTGTCAGCATCAGACAGCTCTCAGCCAGGTGCACCAGCGCCCCCTGATGCTCCTGGTCCTCCTGCACCTCATCCAGAAGTTGAGACAGTGAAAggcctgagggcagggaccagagGATGGGCCAAAACTTGAAGAGGCGGGAGGGAAGGGTGGGCAGGGAGAAGAGCTTACTAAGGAAGCAAGAGGTGATGACTGGAGAGGTCACTCTGCGGGTGTTAGGGTCATTGGCCAACCCCTGTAAGTACCTGGGCTGGGGGAGATGGACTCTGAAAGGTGCTCCCTATAGAAACAGAGAGGACAAGCCTGAGGAACAATCCTGAGGCCTGTCTACACAGATTTGACAGAGCCACACTTGGCCGCAGAGCCCAACCCCATACTCACTCCAGGCAGTCAAATAGCTTTTTCTGCACATCCGGGTCCTGGTTGCTGGGGCCAAGAAAGGAGAGTAGCAGGCAAGGTTGTTACTGGAAGGCCTAAGCCCTACCATCCGAAAGCCCCATTGCAACGGCAGCCAGGCCCGGGGTAGGGGGAACAGCCGGTGAGGGGGGCCATCGCTTACCAACCAATCACCCGTTCCAGGGGCTGCTCTGTG contains:
- the CARMIL2 gene encoding capping protein, Arp2/3 and myosin-I linker protein 2 isoform X6 translates to MAQTPDGGISCELRGEITRFLWPKEAELLLQTWLPEREGAERGHVLALLRWRAYLLHTCLPLRVDCTFSYLEVQAMALQETPPQVTFELESLPELVLEFPGVAALEQLAQHIAAAIKKVFPCSTLGKLFRRPTSPSMLARLERSSPSEDTVPSSPCGGFLETYEALCDYNGFPFREEIQWDVDTIYHRQGCRHFSLCDFSHLGSRDLALSVAALSYNLWFQCLSCVDMKLSLEVSEQILHMMSQSSHLEELVLENCGLRGDFVRRLAQALAGHSSSALRELSLNGNLLDDRGVTALSRHLEHRPGALRRLGLAHTGLTPRGMRSLGRALAANVAFDSALTHLDLSGNPGALGASQDHGGLYAFLSRPNVLTFLNLAATDAALDTLFAALARGCCPSLRHLDASRNVFSRTKSRAAPAALQRFLSRAGTLRHLGLAGCRLPPDALRALLEGLALNTHTGDLHLDLSACELRSAGAQVIQDLVCDAGAVSSLDLADNGFGSDMVTLVLAIGRSRSLRHVALGRNFNVRCKETLDDVLHRIVQLMQDDDCPLQSLSVAESRLKQASSVLLRALGTNPNLTALDISGNAMGDTGAKMLAKALRVNTRLRSVVWDRNHTSALGLLDVAQALEQNRSLKAMPLPLNDVAQAHRSRPELTARAVHQIQACLLRNNRADHASSDRMPRPRPPGLVSDPSEQILPILYEAGSSPSHQWQLRQKLEGLLGQVGEVCRKDIQDFTQATLDTTRSLCPQMLQGPRWREQLEGVLVGSRGLPELLPEHLLQDAFTRLRDMRLSVTGTLAESIVAQALEGLNAARDRLVENLARQATVAMPLAIPALDGGETSPLGPGELEGLFFPEEVKEKQEDEEEQKDDSPPQKWPESSQCLHLVPSTHSAAEEPEPELAAPGEDAEPQAGPSARGSPSPAAPGPQAGPLPRMDLPPSGQPLRHPTRARPRPRRQHHHRPPPGGPQVPPALPQEGNGLSARVDEGVEEFFSKRLIQQDRLWVPEEDPANEGGATPVPRTLRKKLGTLFAFKKPRSTRGPRPDLETSPGAAPRTRKTTLGDLLRPPARPGRGEEPGGAEGGTSSPDPARRSRPRYTRESKAYSMILLPAEEEEETLGARPDKRRPLERGDTELAPSFEQRVQVMLQRIGVSRSSGSAEGKRKQSKDGEIKKAGSDGDIMDSSTEAPPISIKSRTHSVSADPSCRPGPGGQGPESTSWKTLGQQLNAELRGRGWGQQDGPGPPSPCPSPSPRRASPSPDSLGLPEDPCLGPRNEDGQLRPRPLSAGRRAVSVHEDQLQAPVERPLRLQRSPVLKRRPKLEAPSSPSLGSGLGTQPPPPQPTEPSSPEPTPPSPATDQRGGGPNP